From a single Myxococcus fulvus genomic region:
- the rpmG gene encoding 50S ribosomal protein L33 produces MPKGNRSIISLECTVCKERNYTTTKNKRKSQDKLELSKFCSKCRKHTDHKEGKV; encoded by the coding sequence ATGCCGAAGGGCAATCGTTCCATCATTTCGCTCGAGTGCACGGTGTGCAAGGAGCGGAACTACACGACCACGAAGAACAAGCGGAAGAGCCAGGACAAGCTCGAGTTGAGCAAGTTCTGCTCGAAGTGCCGCAAGCATACGGACCACAAGGAAGGTAAGGTCTAG
- the nusG gene encoding transcription termination/antitermination protein NusG, with protein MAMKWFVVHTYSNFENQAKKSLEEKIRLEGLQDQFGEILIPMEQVVEMVKGEKKTSRRKFFPGYIFVQMELNDRTLHLVKNTPKITGFPGTGQNEQPRPISEKEVANLTSQISEGTLKPKPKVQFDDGDTVRVVDGPFANFNGTVEEVNAEKGRVKVLVSIFGRATPVELDFMQVEKTTG; from the coding sequence ATGGCGATGAAATGGTTCGTGGTCCACACCTACTCGAACTTCGAGAACCAGGCGAAGAAGAGCCTGGAGGAGAAGATTCGCCTCGAGGGGCTGCAGGACCAGTTCGGTGAGATCCTCATCCCCATGGAGCAGGTCGTGGAGATGGTGAAGGGCGAGAAGAAGACCTCTCGTCGCAAGTTCTTCCCCGGCTACATCTTCGTGCAGATGGAGCTGAACGACCGGACGCTCCACCTGGTGAAGAACACGCCGAAGATCACCGGCTTCCCGGGGACGGGGCAGAACGAGCAGCCGCGGCCCATCTCCGAGAAGGAGGTCGCGAACCTCACGTCGCAGATCTCCGAGGGCACGCTCAAGCCCAAGCCCAAGGTGCAGTTCGACGACGGTGACACGGTGCGCGTGGTGGATGGCCCGTTCGCCAACTTCAACGGCACGGTGGAAGAGGTCAACGCGGAGAAGGGTCGCGTGAAGGTGCTCGTGAGCATCTTCGGTCGCGCCACTCCCGTGGAACTGGACTTCATGCAGGTGGAGAAGACCACCGGCTAG
- the rplK gene encoding 50S ribosomal protein L11, whose translation MKKVTGQVKLQIPAGKANPAPPIGPALGQQGVNIMEFCKQFNAKTQAEAKEGLIIPVIITVYQDRSFTFILKTPPAAVLIKKAAGLHTEKKKGSGAKKPGKEKVGQISRAQLEEIAKKKIQDTTAASLEACMNTIAGTARSMGIDVVG comes from the coding sequence ATGAAGAAGGTCACAGGTCAGGTCAAGCTGCAGATTCCCGCCGGCAAGGCGAACCCCGCTCCGCCGATCGGCCCCGCGCTCGGTCAGCAGGGCGTGAACATCATGGAGTTCTGCAAGCAGTTCAACGCGAAGACGCAGGCGGAGGCCAAGGAGGGTCTGATCATCCCGGTGATCATCACCGTCTATCAGGACCGCTCCTTCACGTTCATCCTCAAGACGCCTCCGGCGGCCGTCCTCATCAAGAAGGCGGCGGGCCTGCACACCGAGAAGAAGAAGGGCTCGGGAGCGAAGAAGCCTGGCAAGGAGAAGGTGGGGCAGATCTCCCGCGCGCAGCTCGAGGAGATCGCCAAGAAGAAGATTCAGGACACCACCGCCGCGTCGCTCGAGGCCTGCATGAACACCATTGCTGGCACCGCGCGCTCCATGGGCAT
- the secE gene encoding preprotein translocase subunit SecE, whose product MATASEASQQANRSAMDPKRLVVIFYLLAGIILALFLERLFGALWASFGWPDAVLIEGLDWKVSTLVGYLAAVGLAVAGYFHPKTHTLSMEVASELMKVSWPTWPETRTSTVAVVVASLVAAVLLFCIDTVAYNLMVEWLPALWGKL is encoded by the coding sequence ATGGCGACGGCATCAGAGGCCAGCCAGCAGGCTAACCGCTCGGCGATGGATCCGAAGCGGCTCGTGGTCATCTTCTACCTCCTCGCCGGCATCATCCTGGCGCTGTTCCTGGAGCGCTTGTTCGGAGCGCTGTGGGCCAGCTTCGGGTGGCCCGATGCGGTGCTCATCGAGGGTCTGGACTGGAAGGTGTCCACGCTCGTGGGCTACCTGGCGGCCGTGGGTCTCGCGGTGGCCGGCTACTTCCACCCCAAGACGCACACGCTCTCCATGGAGGTCGCGTCCGAGTTGATGAAGGTGTCCTGGCCTACCTGGCCTGAGACCCGGACGTCGACCGTGGCCGTGGTCGTCGCCTCGCTCGTGGCCGCGGTGCTGCTCTTCTGCATCGACACCGTCGCGTACAACTTGATGGTGGAGTGGCTGCCGGCCTTGTGGGGGAAGCTGTAA